From a region of the Ponticoccus alexandrii genome:
- a CDS encoding ABC transporter ATP-binding protein yields the protein MSVVAQNLNWGLKRRTIVSDVSLSVAPGETLGLIGPNGSGKSSLLRLLAGLRRPISGRVEINGQDIAQVSRKALSRQVAFVQQSASTDTNVTVADVVRLGRTPHRSALAGWSRADEAAVAEALDRVEMTSRSRQAWQTLSGGERQRVHIARALAQAPQVMFLDEPTNHLDIHHQIEILRMVRDLDLTSIIALHDLNLAAMFCDHIVVLQEGAVCACGTPHAVLTQDILRDVFRVSAHIDVSADAGRPHIRFSAG from the coding sequence ATGAGCGTTGTGGCACAGAACCTCAACTGGGGCCTGAAGCGCAGGACGATCGTCTCGGACGTGTCGCTTTCGGTCGCGCCGGGCGAAACGCTTGGGCTGATCGGGCCGAACGGCTCTGGCAAGTCCTCTTTGTTGCGGCTTCTGGCGGGGTTGCGGCGTCCCATATCGGGCCGGGTCGAGATCAACGGACAGGATATCGCGCAGGTGTCCCGCAAGGCGCTGTCGCGGCAGGTGGCGTTCGTCCAGCAGAGCGCGTCGACTGACACCAATGTCACTGTCGCCGATGTGGTGCGGCTGGGGCGGACGCCGCACCGCTCTGCACTTGCGGGTTGGTCCCGGGCCGACGAGGCGGCGGTCGCCGAAGCGCTCGACCGCGTCGAGATGACATCGCGCAGCAGACAGGCGTGGCAGACCCTGTCCGGGGGCGAGCGCCAGCGCGTGCATATTGCTCGCGCTCTGGCGCAAGCGCCGCAGGTGATGTTCCTCGACGAGCCGACCAACCATCTCGACATTCATCACCAGATCGAGATCCTGCGCATGGTGCGCGATCTTGACCTGACCAGTATCATCGCCCTGCACGACCTCAACCTTGCGGCAATGTTCTGTGACCATATCGTGGTCCTTCAAGAGGGGGCTGTCTGCGCCTGCGGGACGCCCCACGCGGTGCTGACCCAGGACATTCTGCGCGACGTGTTTCGCGTCTCGGCGCATATCGACGTATCGGCGGATGCCGGTCGCCCGCATATTCGTTTCAGTGCAGGATGA
- a CDS encoding FecCD family ABC transporter permease, producing the protein MARLALLTLVSAAVLAFAIAVATAIGDYTIGLGTVSLAITNGLGLTAAELPPIEESVVWDLRLSRALVAALAGAGLALCGAILQALLRNPLAEPFVLGISAGASTGAVCVIVLGVGAGSLTLSAGAFFGAFAAFGVVALLSNGATSGPNHTILAGVAASQLFNALTSYIVTTSGNAEQARNVMFWLLGSFGGVRWPDFQLLLVTVPLGLALCIYMARALDAFTFGDEDAAALGVPVGRIRLALFAVTAVMTATIVSMVGAIGFVGLVVPHAARFVVGPMHMRLLPACAVIGAIFMVTADIVSRVIVAQQTVPIGVVTALVGVPFFAIILYRARPKA; encoded by the coding sequence ATGGCGCGACTTGCGCTGCTGACGCTGGTCTCGGCCGCGGTGCTGGCCTTTGCCATCGCCGTCGCGACCGCGATCGGGGATTACACCATCGGGCTGGGCACCGTGTCGCTGGCCATCACCAACGGGCTTGGCCTGACTGCCGCCGAGCTTCCGCCCATCGAGGAAAGCGTGGTCTGGGACCTGCGCCTCAGCCGGGCGCTGGTCGCGGCGCTTGCCGGGGCCGGGCTGGCGCTTTGCGGCGCGATCCTTCAGGCGCTCCTGCGCAATCCGCTGGCCGAACCCTTCGTGCTGGGCATCTCGGCGGGCGCCTCGACCGGCGCGGTCTGCGTGATCGTCCTCGGCGTCGGCGCGGGCAGCCTCACGCTTTCGGCCGGGGCCTTTTTCGGGGCCTTCGCAGCCTTCGGCGTGGTGGCGCTTTTGTCGAATGGCGCGACGAGCGGGCCGAACCACACGATCCTTGCGGGCGTCGCCGCCTCGCAGCTGTTCAACGCGCTGACCTCCTATATCGTGACCACCTCCGGGAACGCCGAACAGGCGCGCAACGTGATGTTCTGGCTTCTGGGCAGCTTCGGCGGCGTGCGCTGGCCCGATTTCCAGCTTCTGCTGGTGACGGTGCCTCTGGGTCTGGCGCTTTGCATCTACATGGCGCGTGCCCTCGACGCCTTCACCTTCGGAGACGAGGACGCCGCAGCCCTTGGCGTGCCGGTGGGGCGGATCCGCCTCGCATTGTTCGCGGTGACCGCCGTGATGACGGCCACGATCGTCAGCATGGTGGGCGCCATCGGGTTCGTCGGTCTTGTGGTGCCCCATGCCGCGCGCTTTGTCGTGGGGCCGATGCACATGCGCCTTTTGCCCGCCTGCGCGGTGATCGGGGCGATCTTCATGGTGACCGCAGACATCGTCTCGCGGGTGATCGTGGCGCAGCAGACCGTCCCTATCGGCGTTGTCACTGCCCTTGTCGGGGTGCCCTTCTTCGCAATCATCCTCTACCGGGCGAGGCCAAAGGCATGA
- a CDS encoding ABC transporter substrate-binding protein, with the protein MAIAIAASTCLGSAAQAQTDFPLTIENCGQSITFEAPPQNAVALGQNSAEIMLMLGLEDRMAATAFWPNTVLPELAEANAKVKLLSVEFPSLESVLSVQPDFVAAMLVTLLGPDSKVAKREDFHRLDIPTYLSPSACSVTEVSTDIYGARSELWTMEQLYKEIEDLSRIFDVAERGETVIADLKAREAALRGRFGDRDDLTFLFWFSSPSPEDDAYLAGGNGPSTYIADLLGGSNAVKAPSEWPTLGWEGIMATDPTVIVAAQVDRKRWSLDEAENKIAFLESDPIVSQMEAVQKGRIVVMPGAATNASIQTLYGAEEVARQLEALDLVE; encoded by the coding sequence ATGGCAATCGCAATCGCAGCTTCGACCTGCCTTGGCTCTGCGGCTCAGGCACAGACGGACTTTCCCCTGACCATCGAGAACTGCGGGCAGTCCATAACCTTCGAGGCTCCGCCGCAGAACGCCGTCGCGCTTGGACAGAACAGCGCCGAGATCATGCTTATGCTGGGGCTCGAGGACCGCATGGCGGCGACGGCCTTCTGGCCCAATACCGTGCTGCCGGAACTGGCCGAGGCGAATGCCAAGGTCAAGCTTCTGTCGGTCGAGTTCCCCTCGCTGGAATCGGTGCTGTCGGTGCAGCCCGATTTCGTGGCGGCGATGCTGGTCACGCTTCTGGGCCCGGACAGCAAGGTCGCCAAGCGCGAGGATTTCCACCGGCTGGACATTCCCACCTACCTGTCGCCAAGCGCCTGTTCCGTGACCGAGGTCTCCACCGATATCTACGGCGCCCGCTCCGAGCTCTGGACCATGGAGCAGCTCTACAAGGAGATCGAGGACCTCTCGCGCATCTTCGATGTCGCGGAACGCGGCGAGACCGTCATCGCGGACTTGAAGGCGCGCGAGGCGGCCCTGCGCGGACGGTTCGGGGACCGTGATGACCTGACCTTCCTGTTCTGGTTCTCCAGCCCCTCGCCCGAGGACGACGCCTACCTTGCCGGCGGCAACGGTCCGTCGACCTATATCGCCGACCTTCTGGGCGGCTCGAACGCCGTGAAGGCGCCCTCCGAATGGCCGACCCTCGGCTGGGAGGGCATCATGGCCACCGACCCGACGGTGATCGTCGCGGCACAGGTCGACCGCAAGCGCTGGAGCCTCGACGAGGCCGAAAACAAGATCGCCTTTCTGGAATCCGATCCGATCGTCAGCCAGATGGAGGCCGTGCAGAAGGGCCGCATCGTGGTGATGCCCGGTGCCGCGACCAATGCCAGCATCCAGACGCTGTACGGGGCCGAGGAGGTCGCGCGGCAGCTCGAGGCGCTCGACCTAGTGGAATGA
- a CDS encoding shikimate dehydrogenase family protein gives MINGHTKLIAHLGYPTHSFKAPMIYNPYFEAEGIDAVVVPMGCKAEGYPEFLRLLFRLSNIHGALVTMPHKVTTTGLVDELSVTARIAGSCNAVRLGPEGQMLGDMFDGEGFVRGARRKGATIEGARVLVVGSGGVGSAIAASLAAAGVAELALFDSHTPMMEALAERLRAACPGLVVTTGSRDPQGFDIVVNATPLGMNEGDPLPMDVERIAPETFVGEVVMKTEITPFLAAAQVRGCRIQIGTDMLFEQIPAYLEFFGLPTTTPETLRRLARIAY, from the coding sequence ATGATCAACGGACATACGAAACTCATCGCGCATCTCGGCTACCCGACTCACAGCTTCAAGGCGCCGATGATCTACAACCCTTACTTCGAAGCCGAAGGGATTGACGCCGTCGTGGTGCCGATGGGCTGCAAGGCCGAGGGCTACCCCGAATTCCTGCGCCTGCTGTTCCGACTGTCGAACATCCATGGCGCGCTGGTGACGATGCCGCACAAGGTGACGACGACGGGACTTGTGGACGAGCTGTCGGTGACAGCGCGGATCGCCGGGTCGTGCAACGCGGTGCGGCTGGGGCCCGAGGGGCAGATGCTGGGTGACATGTTCGACGGCGAGGGCTTTGTGCGCGGGGCGCGGCGCAAAGGCGCCACCATCGAAGGCGCGCGGGTGCTCGTGGTGGGCTCTGGCGGGGTCGGCTCGGCGATTGCCGCCTCGCTTGCGGCGGCGGGCGTGGCGGAGCTTGCGCTCTTCGACAGCCACACACCGATGATGGAGGCGCTCGCGGAGCGTTTGCGCGCCGCCTGTCCCGGCCTTGTCGTGACCACCGGAAGCCGCGATCCCCAGGGCTTCGATATCGTGGTCAACGCCACGCCGCTCGGCATGAACGAGGGTGATCCTCTGCCGATGGACGTAGAGCGCATTGCCCCCGAAACCTTCGTCGGCGAGGTGGTTATGAAGACCGAAATCACGCCCTTCCTTGCCGCCGCGCAGGTGCGGGGCTGCCGCATCCAGATCGGGACCGACATGCTTTTCGAGCAGATCCCGGCCTATCTCGAGTTTTTCGGACTGCCGACCACCACCCCCGAGACCCTGCGTCGCCTTGCCCGCATCGCCTATTGA
- a CDS encoding TRAP transporter large permease subunit has protein sequence MRLLRLKSSATLPVKMLPIYDILVDSARGSAAGGIVIGTSLILNWIIASENIPAALASAIEGVDISPLMFLIMVNVLVLLPGCLLDATTIILVIVRLFIPPYGILLFVINAVSGIPLRDIVREVLPFLAVLLAALPALILFPGIVLFLPRVFGYED, from the coding sequence ATGCGCCTGCTGCGTCTCAAGTCCTCGGCCACGCTGCCGGTGAAGATGCTCCCGATCTACGACATCCTCGTGGACAGCGCGCGCGGCTCGGCAGCGGGCGGTATCGTCATCGGCACCTCGCTCATCCTCAACTGGATTATCGCTTCCGAGAATATTCCCGCCGCGCTCGCCAGCGCCATCGAGGGCGTCGACATCTCGCCGCTGATGTTCCTGATCATGGTGAACGTGCTGGTGCTGCTGCCGGGCTGCCTGCTGGATGCAACGACGATCATCCTCGTGATCGTGCGCCTGTTCATCCCGCCCTACGGCATCCTGCTCTTCGTCATCAACGCCGTCAGCGGCATTCCCCTGCGCGACATCGTGCGCGAGGTGCTGCCCTTTCTCGCGGTTCTGCTCGCGGCGCTGCCGGCGCTGATCCTGTTTCCCGGGATCGTGCTTTTCCTTCCGCGTGTCTTCGGCTACGAAGACTGA
- a CDS encoding SDR family NAD(P)-dependent oxidoreductase: MPRGLNGRTAIVTGAAGGIGHAIAARLAGAGAKVEIWDWSPETFDGAFTPAAIRKLDVSDPAAVAAAFESAVAELGQVDILVNNAGINGPVLPMWELAPETWASVLGVNLTGVFNGCRVAAPHMKARGYGRILNIASMAGKDGVPYISAYSAAKAGVIGFSKAISKELADSGVTVNCIAPAMAETGLQAQMTPEHIAAMKAKIPMGRFLKLPEIADMAAWIVSEECSFTTGFTFDLSGGRSTY, translated from the coding sequence ATGCCCAGAGGTCTGAACGGCCGTACCGCCATCGTCACCGGCGCCGCCGGCGGCATCGGCCACGCCATCGCCGCGCGGCTCGCCGGTGCGGGCGCCAAGGTCGAGATCTGGGACTGGTCGCCAGAGACCTTCGACGGTGCTTTCACGCCCGCGGCAATCCGCAAGCTCGACGTCTCCGACCCAGCCGCCGTCGCCGCCGCTTTCGAGAGCGCGGTCGCCGAACTGGGGCAGGTCGACATCCTCGTGAACAACGCCGGGATAAACGGTCCGGTGCTGCCGATGTGGGAACTTGCGCCCGAGACATGGGCCAGCGTGCTTGGCGTCAACCTGACCGGTGTCTTCAACGGCTGCCGTGTCGCGGCGCCGCACATGAAGGCACGTGGCTACGGGCGGATCCTCAACATCGCCTCCATGGCGGGCAAGGATGGGGTGCCTTACATCTCCGCCTATTCGGCGGCCAAGGCCGGCGTCATCGGCTTTTCCAAGGCTATTTCCAAGGAATTGGCGGACAGTGGCGTCACCGTGAACTGCATTGCACCCGCCATGGCCGAGACCGGGCTTCAGGCGCAGATGACCCCCGAGCACATTGCCGCTATGAAGGCGAAGATTCCGATGGGCCGGTTCCTGAAACTGCCCGAAATCGCGGACATGGCCGCCTGGATCGTCAGCGAGGAATGCAGCTTCACCACCGGTTTCACCTTCGACCTTAGCGGTGGCCGATCGACCTATTGA
- a CDS encoding sugar phosphate isomerase/epimerase family protein: protein MAHDLNARPLGVAHLTALELSPAEFVEAAADAGFSAVGLRLAPAAPGALCYDVRPATAGHAALTAAMARTGVRVNEVEFVPLTPGIDLAALQPLLETGAALGARALTVSGDDPEPARLADTLARLAQMARPFGLRVDVEFMRWRVIGTYEDACALLDRAAQDNTGVLLDVLHLDRSGGDFAVPDLSATGPVRAVQLCDAPELRPSGDEATIHEAREGRLAPGQGVLPLHRLLSRLEPETYVSVEVPDAARPPEERLRRAAEAALAMLSRKDTPCPEV from the coding sequence TTGGCACATGATCTGAACGCGCGCCCTCTGGGCGTTGCGCATCTCACGGCGCTTGAATTGTCCCCGGCAGAGTTCGTAGAGGCTGCGGCTGATGCGGGCTTTTCGGCGGTCGGGTTACGGCTTGCGCCCGCTGCGCCGGGCGCTTTGTGCTACGACGTTCGCCCTGCCACCGCGGGCCATGCGGCGCTGACCGCCGCGATGGCGCGGACCGGTGTCCGGGTCAACGAGGTGGAATTCGTGCCGCTGACCCCCGGCATTGACCTTGCCGCGCTGCAGCCCCTGCTGGAGACCGGCGCGGCGCTGGGTGCGCGCGCGCTCACCGTGTCGGGTGACGATCCAGAGCCCGCGCGTCTTGCGGACACGCTGGCACGGCTGGCGCAGATGGCCCGCCCCTTCGGCCTGCGGGTCGATGTGGAATTCATGCGCTGGCGGGTGATCGGCACCTACGAGGACGCCTGCGCCCTGCTGGACCGGGCCGCGCAGGACAACACGGGCGTGCTGCTTGATGTGCTTCATCTGGACCGGTCGGGCGGCGATTTCGCCGTGCCGGACCTTTCGGCGACCGGACCCGTCCGAGCCGTGCAACTTTGTGATGCGCCCGAACTGCGCCCGTCGGGGGACGAGGCCACCATCCACGAGGCGCGCGAGGGCCGGCTTGCGCCCGGACAGGGTGTGCTGCCCTTGCACCGGCTGCTGTCGCGGCTGGAACCCGAGACCTATGTTTCCGTCGAGGTGCCCGATGCGGCAAGACCGCCCGAGGAGCGCCTGAGGCGTGCCGCAGAGGCTGCCCTCGCCATGCTTTCAAGAAAGGACACCCCATGCCCAGAGGTCTGA
- the dctP gene encoding TRAP transporter substrate-binding protein DctP yields MSFKMARRILLAASVASVVLGGAASAQDKVTLRLSAVTTKTDQRAIAMNEVFGPAVAGFAAFQPHWNGTLFGAGTEREAIATGDLDMSITSAQELATFFPEWSIFPAGYVLQSSGHQVAVFNDPLMDPFKRKVEDELGVKLLAPMYLGKRHVNLRQTQDALNVQTPEDLTGVKLRMPGSDARQFLGRAFGASPVPMSFTEVYTPLQTGSVDGQDNPLSTVVASKFYEVTSQIALTGHLVDWNFIALAKEKYDAMSAEQQEAVTAAAASESAAAAQLGLDDSLVAFLEEKGMTISEPDVAALGSAVQAAYLESDYAAAWPEGVLDAVNALGT; encoded by the coding sequence ATGTCGTTCAAGATGGCTCGCCGCATCCTGCTTGCCGCGTCCGTTGCCTCGGTCGTCCTTGGCGGGGCGGCCTCCGCCCAGGACAAGGTCACGCTGCGTCTGTCTGCCGTGACCACCAAGACCGACCAGCGCGCTATCGCGATGAACGAGGTCTTTGGACCTGCGGTGGCCGGGTTCGCCGCCTTCCAGCCTCACTGGAACGGGACGCTCTTCGGCGCGGGGACCGAACGTGAGGCCATCGCGACGGGCGACCTCGACATGTCGATCACCTCGGCCCAGGAGCTTGCGACGTTCTTTCCGGAATGGTCGATCTTTCCCGCCGGGTACGTGCTTCAAAGTTCCGGGCATCAGGTCGCGGTGTTCAACGATCCGCTGATGGATCCCTTCAAGCGGAAGGTCGAGGATGAACTTGGCGTGAAGCTGCTTGCCCCGATGTATCTCGGCAAGCGTCATGTGAACCTGCGTCAGACACAGGACGCGCTGAACGTGCAGACCCCGGAGGACCTGACCGGTGTCAAGCTGCGGATGCCCGGCTCGGACGCACGGCAGTTCCTTGGCCGCGCGTTTGGCGCAAGCCCGGTACCGATGTCCTTCACCGAGGTTTACACCCCGTTGCAGACCGGCTCGGTCGACGGTCAGGACAACCCGCTGTCCACGGTCGTCGCTTCGAAGTTCTACGAGGTCACCAGCCAGATCGCGCTGACGGGGCATCTCGTGGACTGGAACTTCATCGCCCTCGCGAAAGAGAAGTATGACGCGATGAGTGCCGAGCAGCAGGAGGCGGTGACCGCCGCCGCCGCAAGCGAAAGCGCGGCCGCCGCGCAACTCGGACTCGACGACTCGCTGGTGGCCTTCCTCGAAGAGAAGGGCATGACCATCTCCGAGCCCGATGTTGCGGCCTTGGGTTCGGCGGTTCAGGCGGCCTATCTCGAGAGCGATTACGCCGCCGCATGGCCCGAAGGTGTGTTGGACGCGGTGAACGCCCTTGGCACATGA
- a CDS encoding GntR family transcriptional regulator — MLAPGEKLNLNRPRETLGVELSPLRETINRIVATGLVEMEPMRGYSVTPISVANLDEAAAFRIEPEPDALLRAMQNGVLDWESAVMGRCNGSTAR; from the coding sequence GTGCTGGCCCCGGGCGAGAAGCTGAACCTTAACCGCCCGCGCGAGACGCTGGGCGTCGAACTGTCGCCGCTGCGCGAGACGATCAACCGGATCGTCGCGACCGGGCTGGTCGAGATGGAACCGATGCGGGGCTACTCGGTGACGCCGATCTCGGTGGCCAATCTCGACGAGGCGGCGGCGTTTCGGATTGAACCAGAACCCGATGCGCTGCTGCGGGCGATGCAAAACGGCGTGCTGGACTGGGAAAGCGCTGTGATGGGCCGCTGCAACGGCTCAACCGCACGCTGA
- a CDS encoding FCD domain-containing protein: MEWEAANNAFHDALISRCDTPLLMKMYRSQVTLNDRYRLIYLQATPIQREVIDEHTAIANAAIERRADEAVAGAGIVVCGSDWARNL, translated from the coding sequence ATCGAGTGGGAGGCGGCAAACAACGCCTTTCACGACGCTCTGATCTCGCGCTGCGACACGCCGCTACTGATGAAGATGTATCGCTCGCAGGTGACGCTCAACGATCGCTACCGGCTCATCTACCTTCAGGCGACGCCAATCCAGCGTGAGGTGATCGACGAACATACCGCCATCGCAAACGCCGCCATCGAGCGGCGCGCGGACGAGGCGGTGGCGGGCGCCGGAATCGTGGTCTGCGGAAGCGACTGGGCGCGCAACCTCTAG
- a CDS encoding aminotransferase class III-fold pyridoxal phosphate-dependent enzyme codes for MLSNSIAELDRRHLVHPLASWRGHEQAGARFLASARGATVTDAEGHSLLDGFAGLWCVNAGYGQEHLIEAATRQLRDLSYATGYFGLGSESAARLAGRLTDHAPGDLNHVYFGLGGSDAVDSTIRFARHYWHSRGAPERDQFISVAQGYHGSSAVGSGLTALPVFHAKFGVPLDWQHKIPSHYAYRNPVGPDAEAIIAASVADLRAKIAEIGAERVAAFYLEPIQGSGGVLVPPPGWVAAMHAVCKEMEILFVADEVITGFGRTGPMFACSEEGIVPDMMTTAKGLTSGYVPMSAVFLSDHVYETIAEGAGSGMVGHGQTYSAHPVSAAVALAALDLYEGGLLENGVKMGARLMAGLQGLADHPLVGDVRGRGMLAAVELVTDKAKKTPLPAAAAPGVRIFDRAWQNGLIIRAFTQGVLGYAPPLCCTDDEIDRIVELTRVTLDQTLEDPEVRAAMA; via the coding sequence GTGCTGAGCAATTCCATCGCCGAACTCGACCGGAGACATCTGGTCCACCCGCTCGCCTCGTGGCGCGGACATGAACAGGCGGGCGCGCGCTTTCTGGCTTCGGCCAGGGGCGCGACCGTTACCGATGCAGAGGGGCACAGCCTGCTGGACGGTTTTGCCGGACTGTGGTGCGTGAACGCAGGCTATGGCCAGGAGCACCTGATCGAGGCGGCGACCCGCCAGCTGCGGGACCTGTCCTACGCCACGGGGTATTTCGGGCTTGGCTCCGAATCCGCCGCCCGGCTGGCGGGGCGGTTGACGGATCACGCGCCGGGCGATCTGAACCATGTCTATTTCGGGCTCGGCGGATCGGATGCCGTGGACAGCACGATCCGCTTCGCCCGGCACTACTGGCATTCCAGGGGAGCGCCGGAGCGCGACCAGTTCATCTCGGTCGCGCAGGGCTATCACGGCTCATCGGCGGTGGGGTCCGGGCTGACCGCGCTGCCGGTCTTCCATGCCAAGTTCGGCGTGCCGCTGGACTGGCAGCACAAGATCCCCTCGCACTATGCCTATCGCAACCCGGTGGGGCCGGACGCCGAGGCCATCATCGCGGCCTCTGTCGCGGATCTGCGGGCCAAGATTGCCGAGATCGGCGCAGAGCGGGTGGCGGCCTTCTACCTCGAACCGATTCAAGGCTCCGGCGGCGTGCTGGTCCCGCCCCCGGGCTGGGTCGCGGCCATGCACGCGGTCTGCAAGGAGATGGAGATCCTCTTTGTCGCCGACGAGGTCATCACCGGCTTCGGTCGCACCGGCCCGATGTTCGCCTGCAGCGAAGAGGGTATCGTTCCCGACATGATGACCACGGCCAAAGGGTTGACCTCGGGCTATGTGCCGATGTCGGCGGTTTTCCTGTCGGATCATGTCTACGAGACCATCGCCGAGGGGGCCGGGTCGGGGATGGTCGGTCACGGCCAGACCTATTCCGCCCATCCGGTCAGCGCAGCGGTGGCGCTGGCGGCGCTCGATCTCTACGAAGGCGGCCTGCTGGAGAACGGTGTGAAGATGGGTGCGCGTCTGATGGCGGGGCTGCAGGGCCTCGCGGATCATCCGCTGGTGGGCGACGTGCGCGGCCGGGGCATGCTGGCGGCGGTCGAACTGGTCACCGACAAGGCGAAGAAGACGCCGCTGCCCGCAGCGGCGGCCCCGGGCGTCCGGATCTTCGACCGGGCTTGGCAGAACGGGCTTATCATCCGCGCTTTCACGCAGGGCGTGCTGGGCTATGCGCCGCCGCTCTGCTGTACTGATGACGAGATCGACCGGATCGTGGAGTTGACGAGGGTGACACTGGACCAGACGCTGGAGGATCCGGAGGTGCGCGCCGCCATGGCGTGA
- a CDS encoding TRAP transporter large permease: MIEAIKWHLYDYIGGYMFLVLALSLFLGFPVGLTLGGLALLFTVAGIGLDLMSVNELFLYADRLWQTAAVNQVLVAVPAFVFMGIMLEKSRVAAELLRALQLILAKVPGGLGLAVTLLGTIMAATTGIIGASVVMLTMMALPAMLDAGYDKRLASGTVASSATLGILIPPSIMLVMMADLMAIPVGDLFLAAVVPGLLLAGLYCVYIIVIGIFKPQRAPRIARASDEIGAANIVRLMLKGFVPPVILITLVLGSIFAGWATPTEAAGIGAFGAMLLAFFNKRLTGRILNDVCVETASISAMIFLIMAGATAFSYTFRALYGEDLILDFISWMDLSHWGFLILLMALIFFLGFFFDWLEITLIVLPVFAPVVASMASEFAPALGIEGLPIADQRAQMLFWFAVIVAVNLQTSFLTPPFGFALFFLKGSAPPEVKITDIYKGIIPFVAIQLVGLALVIAFPQIALSLPRLLD; encoded by the coding sequence GTGATCGAAGCGATCAAATGGCATCTCTATGACTACATCGGCGGCTACATGTTCCTCGTGCTGGCACTGTCGCTTTTCCTGGGTTTCCCGGTCGGGCTGACGCTGGGTGGGCTGGCCCTGCTCTTCACGGTGGCGGGCATCGGGCTGGACCTGATGTCGGTGAACGAGCTTTTCCTCTATGCTGATCGTCTCTGGCAGACCGCGGCGGTCAACCAGGTGCTGGTCGCCGTGCCGGCCTTCGTCTTCATGGGCATCATGCTGGAGAAGTCCCGCGTCGCGGCGGAACTGCTGCGGGCGCTCCAGCTGATCCTGGCCAAGGTCCCGGGCGGCCTGGGGCTGGCGGTGACCCTTCTGGGGACCATCATGGCGGCCACGACCGGCATCATCGGCGCCTCGGTCGTCATGCTGACGATGATGGCGCTGCCGGCGATGCTTGATGCGGGCTACGACAAGCGGCTGGCTTCGGGCACCGTTGCCTCTTCGGCGACGCTGGGCATCCTCATTCCGCCGTCGATCATGCTGGTGATGATGGCGGACCTGATGGCGATCCCGGTGGGTGATCTCTTCCTTGCGGCCGTCGTGCCCGGGCTGCTGCTGGCCGGTCTGTACTGCGTCTACATCATCGTCATCGGCATCTTCAAACCGCAGCGCGCGCCCAGAATCGCCCGCGCCTCGGACGAGATCGGCGCCGCCAATATCGTGCGGCTGATGCTGAAGGGCTTCGTGCCGCCGGTGATCCTGATCACCCTTGTCCTGGGCTCTATCTTCGCCGGTTGGGCTACACCCACCGAAGCGGCAGGCATCGGCGCCTTCGGGGCCATGCTGCTGGCGTTTTTCAATAAGCGCCTGACGGGCAGGATCCTGAATGACGTCTGCGTCGAGACCGCCTCGATCTCCGCGATGATCTTCCTGATCATGGCCGGCGCCACGGCCTTCTCCTACACCTTCCGCGCGCTCTACGGCGAAGACCTGATCCTCGACTTCATCTCTTGGATGGATCTCAGCCACTGGGGTTTCCTGATCCTGCTCATGGCGCTGATCTTCTTCCTCGGGTTCTTCTTCGACTGGCTGGAGATCACGCTGATCGTGCTGCCGGTCTTCGCGCCCGTGGTCGCGAGCATGGCGTCGGAATTCGCGCCGGCGCTGGGGATCGAGGGTCTGCCGATCGCCGACCAGCGTGCGCAGATGCTGTTCTGGTTCGCCGTGATCGTCGCTGTGAACCTGCAGACCAGCTTTCTGACGCCGCCCTTTGGCTTCGCTCTCTTTTTCCTCAAGGGGTCCGCTCCGCCCGAGGTGAAGATCACCGACATCTACAAGGGTATCATCCCCTTCGTTGCAATCCAGCTGGTGGGCCTGGCACTGGTGATTGCCTTCCCGCAGATTGCCCTGTCGTTGCCCCGTCTTCTGGACTGA